The following coding sequences are from one Canis lupus baileyi chromosome 23, mCanLup2.hap1, whole genome shotgun sequence window:
- the LOC140615147 gene encoding U2 small nuclear ribonucleoprotein auxiliary factor 35 kDa subunit-related protein 2-like — translation MAAPGKMMFPEKPSREKYRAALRKAKRKKRRQELARLRDPGPSQQEEEDAFTEEQRLEEKLLEIERQKLHEAWLLREQKAQEDFRRKKEREEAARKWREEHERKLREEWDAQQRRQRQEQEQRLQERRQREEAARRPLEQAGPGARLGNGAPWRNPEPPTGLRAPERDRADCPFYRKTGACRFGDRCSRRHDLPSSSPTLLVRSMFTTFGMEQCRRDDYDPDAGLEDSEEDTYQHFRAFYDDVLPEFRAVGTVVQFKVSRNLEPHLRGNVYVQYRSEAECRAALSLFNGRWYAGRRLQCELCPVTRWKAAICGLSELRRCPRGRRCNFLHVFRNPDDGFWRASRDPHLRPGPGPDRDRAGPPSRRGSPTGRRAGRREDRHGGPRRRRSPGPGRSRGSRGGRESERRSSPRGEGSRGRLSRSRAGPRAASRGGERGRGGGRGRGGRGGRGRGGRSRSSSGARSRGRRRPGSRDRTTPSPKGK, via the coding sequence ATGGCGGCGCCCGGGAAGATGATGTTTCCGGAGAAACCAAGCCGCGAGAAGTACAGGGCTGCCCTGAGGAAGGCGAAGCGCAAGAAGCGACGGCAGGAACTGGCGCGGTTGAGAGACCCAGGCCCCTctcagcaggaggaagaggatgcTTTTACGGAAGAACAACGCCTAGAAGAGAAGCTGTTGGAGATCGAGAGGCAAAAACTGCACGAGGCGTGGTTGCTTCGGGAGCAGAAGGCGCAAGAGGActtcagaaggaagaaggaaagggaggaggcgGCTAGGAAATGGCGGGAAGAACACGAGAGGAAGCTAAGGGAAGAGTGGGACGCGCAGCAGAGAagacagaggcaggagcaggagcagaggctgCAGGAGCGGAGACAACGGGAGGAGGCCGCGCGGAGGCCGCTGGAGCAGGCTGGGCCCGGGGCGCGGCTGGGGAATGGCGCCCCCTGGCGAAACCCGGAGCCGCCCACGGGCCTGCGGGCGCCCGAGAGGGATCGCGCCGATTGTCCGTTCTACAGGAAAACGGGGGCGTGCAGATTCGGAGACAGGTGTTCGCGTCGACACGACCTCCCGTCCTCGAGCCCCACGCTCCTTGTGAGGAGCATGTTCACGACGTTCGGGATGGAGCAGTGCCGACGGGACGACTACGACCCGGACGCGGGCCTGGAGGACAGCGAGGAGGACACCTACCAGCACTTCCGGGCCTTCTACGACGACGTGCTGCCGGAGTTCAGGGCCGTGGGCACCGTGGTCCAGTTCAAGGTCAGCCGCAACCTGGAGCCGCACCTCCGGGGCAACGTGTACGTCCAGTACCGGTCGGAAGCGGAGTGCCGGGCAGCCCTGTCGCTGTTCAACGGGCGCTGGTACGCGGGGCGGCGGCTGCAGTGCGAGCTCTGCCCGGTGACCCGGTGGAAGGCGGCCATCTGCGGCCTGTCTGAGCTGCGCCGGTGCCCAAGGGGGAGACGCTGCAACTTTCTGCACGTGTTCAGAAATCCCGACGACGGGTTCTGGCGGGCCAGCCGCGACCCCCACCTgcgccccgggcccgggcccgaCCGCGATCGCGCCGGCCCGCCCTCCCGGAGGGGCTCCCCGACCGGACGGCGCGCGGGCCGCCGCGAGGACCGCCAcggggggccgcggcggcggAGGAGCCCCGGCCCGGGCCGCTCCCGCGGGAGCCGCGGGGGGCGCGAGAGCGAGCGCAGGAGCAGCCCCCGGGGGGAGGGGTCGCGCGGACGCCTGTCGAGGAGCCGCGCGGGGCCCAGGGCAGCCAGTCGGGGCGGGGAgaggggccgcggcgggggccggggccgggggggccgggggggccggggccggggcggccggAGCCGCAGCTCCTCTGGGGCCAGGAGCCGAGGCAGGAGGAGGCCAGGCAGCAGGGACCGGACCACTCCGAGTCCCAAAGGCAAATAG